The Blattabacterium sp. (Cryptocercus kyebangensis) region CATTTTAATAACATTTTTAAAAAAAAACTAATAAATAAGTAGAAGATATAAAATCTTATAATTATTCTAATAAAGACTAGGATCAATCATAAATATACAAATGAAGTATTTTTTTAAATATTTTTTAGCCTACGGAGTTTTATTATATAAGAAGCTATATATTTGTTAGAATCTTATATTTTTAACTTTCTATAAAGAATTAATTTAATGAAACGAGCATACTTGGATAATGCGGCTACAACACCTGTAAGAAACGAAGTTATAAAAGTTATGGTGAATGCATTAAAATATTCATTTGGAAATCCCTCTTCTACACAACACCGTTATGGAAGAGAAGCTCGTTCTATAATAGAAGAATCTAGAATTCGTATAGCAAAAAATATAAAGTCTTCTCCATATGAAATCATCTTTACTTCTGGTGGAACGGAGGCGAACAACATAATTTTGAGATCGGCGGTCATGGATTTAAAAGTTCAATATATATTGACTTCTCCATTGGAACATCATTCCGTATTACAAACAGTTTCAGATTTATGTTGTAAATATAAAGTTTTTGTAGAACTGATTAAAATTAAAGATAAAGGAACTATAGATTTAAATCATCTGGAAATTCTATTAAAAAAAAATCGTTCTAAAAAAATTCTTGTGAGTTTAATGTACGCTAATAACGAAATAGGTAATCTATTAGAAATAGATAAAGTGGGGACTCTTTGTAAAGAAAATAACGCTTATTTTCATTCCGATACAATTCAAATGATTGGGAACTTTCCCATTAATATGAATCAATTACCTTTTGATTTCGCCACTGCTAGTGCACATAAATTTTATGGACC contains the following coding sequences:
- a CDS encoding cysteine desulfurase family protein, with translation MKRAYLDNAATTPVRNEVIKVMVNALKYSFGNPSSTQHRYGREARSIIEESRIRIAKNIKSSPYEIIFTSGGTEANNIILRSAVMDLKVQYILTSPLEHHSVLQTVSDLCCKYKVFVELIKIKDKGTIDLNHLEILLKKNRSKKILVSLMYANNEIGNLLEIDKVGTLCKENNAYFHSDTIQMIGNFPINMNQLPFDFATASAHKFYGPKGIGFIFVREKLIKKIKSLITGGNQEYGIRSGTENVYGILGLSEALHLSYCNFMNHIEKIRNLKSYCISELKKIIPNIIFNGLSDSFDKSIPTILNFFYPKKDHLLYFHLDLMGIAISKGSSCSSRTLKNVSHVIQSISNKYLLKNMTPVRISFGIFNEKKDIDLLIEAFKNIEKKFFLKKR